In the genome of Panthera uncia isolate 11264 chromosome B3 unlocalized genomic scaffold, Puncia_PCG_1.0 HiC_scaffold_1, whole genome shotgun sequence, one region contains:
- the PNMA1 gene encoding paraneoplastic antigen Ma1 isoform X1: MAMTLLEDWCRGMDVNSQRALLVWGIPVNCDEAEIEETLQAAMPQVPYRVLGRMFWREENAKAALLELTGAVDYAAIPREMPGKGGVWKVVFKPPTSDAEFLERLHLFLAREGWTVQDVARVLGFQNPAPAPGPDMPAEMLNYILDNVIQPLVESIWYKKLTLFSGRDIPGPGEETFDPWLEHTNEVIEEWQVSDVEKRRRLMESLRGPAADVIRILKTNNPAITTAECLKALEQVFGSVESSRDAQVRFLNTYQNPGEKLSAYVIRLEPLLQKVVEKGAIDKDNVNQARLEQVIAGANHSGAIRRQLWLTGAAEGPAPNLFQLLVQIREEEAKEEEEEAEAALLQLGLEGHF, from the coding sequence ATGGCGATGACACTGTTGGAAGACTGGTGCAGGGGGATGGATGTGAACTCCCAGAGAGCGCTGCTGGTCTGGGGGATCCCAGTGAACTGTGATGAGGCTGAAATCGAAGAGACCCTCCAGGCTGCGATGCCCCAGGTGCCCTATCGAGTACTTGGGAGAATGTTTTGGAGGGAAGAGAATGCAAAAGCAGCCTTGTTAGAGCTCACTGGCGCTGTCGATTACGCCGCGATCCCCAGGGAGATGCCGGGTAAAGGAGGGGTCTGGAAAGTGGTCTTTAAACCCCCGACTTCCGATGCTGAATTTTTAGAAAGGCTGCACCTCTTCCTGGCGAGAGAGGGGTGGACCGTGCAAGATGTTGCCCGCGTCCTTGGGTTTCAGAACCCTGCTCCGGCCCCAGGCCCAGATATGCCGGCAGAGATGCTAAACTATATTTTGGATAATGTTATTCAGCCTCTTGTTGAGTCCATATGGTACAAGAAGCTGACGCTGTTCTCTGGGAGGGACATCCCGGGGCCGGGGGAGGAGACCTTTGATCCCTGGCTGGAACACACTAATGAGGTCATAGAGGAGTGGCAGGTGTCTGATGTAGAAAAGAGGCGGCGGTTGATGGAGAGTCTTAGAGGCCCTGCCGCTGATGTCATCCGCATCCTCAAGACTAACAACCCTGCAATAACCACTGCTGAATGCCTGAAGGCGCTTGAGCAGGTGTTTGGGAGCGTCGAGAGCTCTAGGGATGCGCAGGTCAGATTTCTGAACACCTACCAGAACCCGGGAGAAAAGTTATCCGCCTATGTCATTCGACTGGAGCCTCTTCTGCAGAAGGTGGTGGAGAAGGGGGCTATAGATAAAGATAACGTGAACCAGGCCCGCCTGGAGCAGGTTATTGCCGGGGCCAACCACAGCGGGGCCATCCGAAGGCAGCTGTGGCTGACGGGGGCTGCGGAAGGGCCTGCCCCTAACCTCTTCCAGTTGCTGGTGCAGATCCGAGAGGAGGaggccaaggaggaggaggaggaggctgaggccGCCCTCCTGCAGTTAGGCCTGGAGGGGCACTTCTGA
- the PNMA1 gene encoding paraneoplastic antigen Ma1 isoform X2 produces MAMTLLEDWCRGMDVNSQRALLVWGIPVNCDEAEIEETLQAAMPQVPYRVLGRMFWREENAKAALLELTGAVDYAAIPREMPGKGGVWKVVFKPPTSDAEFLERLHLFLAREGWTVQDVARVLGFQNPAPAPGPDMPAEMLNYILDNVIQPLVESIWYKKLTLFSGRDIPGPGEETFDPWLEHTNEVIEEWQVSDVEKRRRLMESLRGPAADVIRILKTNNPAITTAECLKALEQVFGSVESSRDAQLFQLDFGSLGSRAALHFFQEELFLSLCCLLNQRCHIFVLLNHKDMDLQER; encoded by the exons ATGGCGATGACACTGTTGGAAGACTGGTGCAGGGGGATGGATGTGAACTCCCAGAGAGCGCTGCTGGTCTGGGGGATCCCAGTGAACTGTGATGAGGCTGAAATCGAAGAGACCCTCCAGGCTGCGATGCCCCAGGTGCCCTATCGAGTACTTGGGAGAATGTTTTGGAGGGAAGAGAATGCAAAAGCAGCCTTGTTAGAGCTCACTGGCGCTGTCGATTACGCCGCGATCCCCAGGGAGATGCCGGGTAAAGGAGGGGTCTGGAAAGTGGTCTTTAAACCCCCGACTTCCGATGCTGAATTTTTAGAAAGGCTGCACCTCTTCCTGGCGAGAGAGGGGTGGACCGTGCAAGATGTTGCCCGCGTCCTTGGGTTTCAGAACCCTGCTCCGGCCCCAGGCCCAGATATGCCGGCAGAGATGCTAAACTATATTTTGGATAATGTTATTCAGCCTCTTGTTGAGTCCATATGGTACAAGAAGCTGACGCTGTTCTCTGGGAGGGACATCCCGGGGCCGGGGGAGGAGACCTTTGATCCCTGGCTGGAACACACTAATGAGGTCATAGAGGAGTGGCAGGTGTCTGATGTAGAAAAGAGGCGGCGGTTGATGGAGAGTCTTAGAGGCCCTGCCGCTGATGTCATCCGCATCCTCAAGACTAACAACCCTGCAATAACCACTGCTGAATGCCTGAAGGCGCTTGAGCAGGTGTTTGGGAGCGTCGAGAGCTCTAGGGATGCGCAG CTTTTCCAACTGGACTTTGGGAGTCTTGGTTCTAGGGCTGCTCTGCATTTCTTCCAAGAGGAACTCTTCCTGTCACTGTGCTGCCTTTTGAACCAAAGGTGTCACATATTTGTGCTTCTGAATCATAAGGACATGGACCTTCAGGAAAGATAG